A window from Salvia miltiorrhiza cultivar Shanhuang (shh) chromosome 2, IMPLAD_Smil_shh, whole genome shotgun sequence encodes these proteins:
- the LOC131011230 gene encoding senescence-specific cysteine protease SAG39-like yields the protein MFVKHKQWMAQHGRYYKNEEEKVKRFKIFKENVQHIESFNREGSHTYKLRINKFADLTNEEFLAKYGGNLKPSFSMIPSNQSSFEYGNVKDVPPSLDWRDHNAVTPVQNQGQCGCCWAFTAVAAIEGIEAIRSGELTPLSEQHILDCNYGHEGCQGGRMDHAFDFVAKNGGLASDTDYPYTGTQGACAINKPSSLSSRITGFVFVPNNDEAALLAAVANQPVSVAIDPKLFQFYHSGVLTGECGTNLTHAVTVVGYGESEDGVKFWLVKNSWGAEWGDNGYVKVQRNVDAKEGMCGIAMFPSYPTA from the exons ATGTTTGTTAAACACAAGCAATGGATGGCTCAACATGGACGCTACTACAAGAATGAGGAAGAGAAGGTGAAACGGTTTAAGATATTTAAAGAGAATGTGCAACACATAGAAAGCTTCAACAGAGAAGGGAGCCACACATACAAGCTTAGGATCAACAAATTTGCAGATCTAACTAATGAAGAGTTCTTGGCTAAGTATGGAGGAAATTTGAAGCCATCTTTCTCGATGATTCCATCAAATCAATCATCTTTTGAATATGGGAATGTGAAAGATGTACCACCCAGTCTTGACTGGAGAGATCACAATGCTGTCACGCCTGTACAAAATCAAGGACAATGTG GATGTTGCTGGGCATTTACAGCCGTTGCTGCCATTGAAGGGATAGAAGCCATCCGATCAGGTGAGCTGACTCCATTGTCAGAGCAACATATATTAGACTGCAACTACGGTCACGAAGGCTGCCAAGGAGGAAGAATGGATCATGCTTTCGACTTCGTGGCGAAAAACGGGGGCCTTGCCTCCGACACTGATTATCCCTACACTGGAACTCAAGGAGCATGCGCCATTAACAAACCATCATCTCTTTCCTCAAGGATCACTGGTTTTGTCTTTGTTCCGAACAACGACGAGGCAGCACTGCTTGCGGCGGTAGCTAACCAACCAGTCTCAGTTGCAATAGACCCAAAACTCTTCCAATTTTATCACAGTGGAGTTTTAACAGGTGAGTGTGGAACCAATCTCACTCATGCCGTTACAGTAGTGGGCTACGGTGAAAGTGAAGATGGAGTGAAGTTTTGGTTGGTGAAGAACTCGTGGGGGGCGGAGTGGGGAGATAATGGATATGTAAAAGTGCAGAGGAATGTGGATGCCAAAGAGGGCATGTGTGGTATTGCAATGTTTCCTTCTTATCCCACTGCATGA